The Salvia splendens isolate huo1 chromosome 21, SspV2, whole genome shotgun sequence genome includes a window with the following:
- the LOC121783794 gene encoding uncharacterized protein LOC121783794: MFEQSQTGKEKAIGTHANCCVAFDVTAKKMAKENHGNLPPFWDLFLNTHRLKDSYELCSQQAKEIEERVLARAEELRAEGEDPDYDAIFLELFGRVKKRKQVPGAGQATSLYFPFATSSAAGSASSGSSGLSTEQVDELLERQVQPLHQEIKELRELVKVLRQQFQE, from the exons ATGTTCGAACAATCGCAGACAGGGAAAGAGAAGGCTATTGGCACACATGCTAATTGTTGTGTTGCATTTGATGTGACAGCCAAAAAAATG GCTAAAGAGAACCATGGAAATCTCCCTCCATTTTGGGACCTATTTCTGAACACTCATAGGCTAAAGGACTCATACGAGTTATGTTCACAACAAGCCAAAGAAATTGAG GAGAGAGTTTTGGCAAGGGCTGAAGAGTTGCGTGCTGAAGGGGAAGATCCAGATTACGATGCAATCTTTCTCGAGCTTTTTGGGAGGGTTAAGAAAAGGAAACAGGTTCCTGGAGCTGGGCAAGCGACAAGCTTGTATTTTCCATTTGCTACCAGCTCAGCTGCGGGCTCTGCATCTTCCGGCTCGTCTGGCCTCAGCACTGAGCAGGTTGATGAGCTTCTCGAGCGACAAGTACAGCCATTGCATCAAGAGATCAAAGAATTGCGGGAGCTAGTAAAAGTCCTCCGTCAGCAATTTCAAGAGTGA